A window from Megalobrama amblycephala isolate DHTTF-2021 linkage group LG9, ASM1881202v1, whole genome shotgun sequence encodes these proteins:
- the znf687b gene encoding zinc finger protein 687b has translation MGDMKTPDFDDLLAAFDIPDIDAKEAIQSAPDEVEGHQGAGGGSLIKSGDASVGGSSAIRSPSPSSDSQSDPSIVSVIVKNRVRPEPFDGGDNSVPDPLNHNGFVSSGGSVHMSQARCQPNGEQWPICSSKTIPETAGSVLGSSGSSKQGSNIFNKLKPLMAQGAGDSVGRARKMQLLQQQHMQQEMNIEGADKAKAHAVPSGASGAASPFFPPPKPLLSTPSTATSSSPSSSSPSVGSRVSGAVASSPLATSLTEPFNGTPRLSSSAFRRVDSDEEDSDPDSGGSLVIHESPDSPTPPKLSRRLRSPPENSQSPSLPPSTSISPSAYPKPGDIPLASPASPRAQQNWLSSPVQTGTGKSIPQEERNPEHVIEERDSPESPEPEMPKSSMPTSAVTKRSCSPAVASSSPSAALREPKEEEEEMEVDKGSTENGKDVANVDGKDGGKRDGEKMEVDTAQSLPADTGSTPSTGGKAVAGSNVPSRPLKVRIKTIKTSTGGITRTVTRVAGKGGAANAGKDAGKSQTGNRATPAKGARKNDTTAGQVVKSSTLPVSTLEASSAMLAAASKVQNKMTVQSDKMKVSATAVSITKATTLPVAPAVGGISVRPTVAKTANGGTVPCKPASIVNSTGAVISRSQSSLVEAFNKILNSKNLLPSYRPDLSTPPPPEWGLPMPAAGYRCLECGDSFALERSLARHYDRRSLRIEVTCNHCAKRLAFFNKCSLLLHAREHKERGLVMQCSHLVMRPVTVEQMIGQQDTTPIGMLSPSLSSPPLTSSNTPTGTTTIPSTSSPLKDSPSPGTASTQPSPARRGPQSPQALMPLPCKKGEALQYHNFKCPECQAQFSSKAELVTHFQQIRATPNSTCMLCSPPMMLPNWCSVSAHQRIHKHRAPHVCPECGGTARQATFQTHLEESCLHFARRIGYRCSSCQVVFGGLNSIKSHIQTAHCEVFHKCPNCPMAFKSAQSAQGHITSQHPALTAAQAKMIYKCVMCDTVFTQKPLLYMHFDTHLAKQKVHVFKCPDCTKLYAQKGSMMEHIKTAHRGLSVKAETPPTTSSPVSAPANNSTSKPKPAENNSDELSQGQGEEEEEGEEEEGEQEGEEREEEEEDENEEEEQPSSPESGNMEWRCRECKKRFAEREDYIDHMKNDHGTLMKKFPCRLCERSFSSANSLRRHVRIIHEGVKRVFHCPHCSEGKRTFSSRLILEKHIRVRHGIRARQTTDRPSAPNTRKRSLPGDGAGSSSELDNEGGAPAAGGGADTDDVTGEDASGPAKRTRASENRPADQEEDDGTFRCTPCGFTTQDWDEFQRHIPVHCDAENASQQCLQCGACFASAGSLSRHKFITHRLRQGQHDGRGGNASPGASPQDGSPSSPKAGEEGEGGVSCRVCGRRFDKTSDLNTHFRTHGMAFITAHRTDKP, from the exons ATGGGGGACATGAAAACCCCCGATTTCGATGACCTGTTGGCAGCGTTTGACATTCCTGACATTGATGCCAAAGAGGCTATCCAGTCTGCACCGGATGAGGTAGAGGGGCATCAAGGAGCAGGCGGAGGATCACTCATAAAGTCTGGTGATGCTTCGGTGGGTGGAAGTTCAGCCATAAGATCACCCAGCCCATCCTCGGATTCTCAGAGTGACCCTTCTATTGTTAGTGTGATTGTGAAGAACCGTGTTCGTCCTGAGCCCTTTGATGGTGGTGACAACTCAGTACCAGACCCACTCAACCATAATGGATTTGTGTCGTCTGGTGGGTCAGTACATATGTCGCAGGCCCGTTGCCAGCCGAATGGGGAGCAGTGGCCCATATGCAGCTCAAAGACTATTCCAGAGACCGCAGGATCTGTCCTTGGATCTTCCGGCAGTTCCAAACAGGGCAGTAACATCTTTAATAAACTGAAGCCTTTAATGGCACAAGGTGCTGGAGACTCTGTCGGAAGGGCCCGGAAAATGCAGCTTCTGCAACAGCAGCATATGCAGCAGGAGATGAACATAGAAGGTGCAGACAAGGCGAAAGCCCATGCAGTTCCTAGTGGGGCAAGTGGAGCAGCATCTCCTTTCTTTCCCCCACCTAAACCACTTCTTTCCACTCCCTCCACAGCTACATCCTCCTCACCGTCATCGTCCTCTCCTTCAGTTGGGTCCAGAGTTTCTGGGGCTGTGGCATCATCTCCGCTTGCTACATCTCTAACAGAGCCATTTAACGGAACACCACGTCTTAGTTCGTCTGCTTTCAGACGCGTAGATTCAGATGAAGAGGACTCAGATCCTGATTCTGGAGGATCTTTAGTCATCCACGAGAGTCCGGACTCGCCCACCCCTCCGAAACTGTCACGCAGGCTGAGGTCACCTCCAGAAAATTCACAATCTCCTTCTCTCCCTCCTTCGACGTCCATATCACCCAGCGCTTACCCCAAACCAGGTGACATCCCCTTGGCTTCACCTGCTTCACCTCGAGCTCAACAGAACTGGCTTTCTTCACCAGTCCAGACAGGAACCGGAAAGAGTATCCCCCAAGAGGAGCGAAACCCAGAGCATGTGATTGAAGAACGAGACTCGCCGGAGAGCCCTGAGCCTGAGATGCCCAAGTCCTCCATGCCAACGTCTGCAGTTACCAAAAGATCATGCAGCCCTGCGGTTGCATCTTCATCACCATCTGCTGCCCTTCGAGAACCcaaggaagaagaagaggagatggAAGTAGACAAAGGATCTACAGAGAATGGAAAAGATGTGGCTAATGTGGATGGTAAAGACGGTGGAAAAAGGGATGGAGAAAAAATGGAGGTAGATACTGCGCAGTCCCTACCAGCAGACACTGGCTCAACACCAAGCACTGGTGGCAAAGCTGTAGCTGGCAGCAATGTTCCTTCCAGACCACTGAAAGTCCGCATCAAGACTATTAAGACATCTACAGGAGGCATCACCCGCACAGTTACCCGAGTAGCAGGTAAGGGAGGTGCTGCCAATGCAGGCAAAGATGCAGGTAAATCCCAAACGGGAAATAGAGCCACCCCTGCGAAAGGCGCCAGAAAAAATGACACCACTGCTGGTCAAGTGGTAAAAAGCTCAACCCTACCAGTATCCACTCTAGAAGCCAGTAGTGCCATGTTAGCAGCAGCCAGCAAGGTCCAAAACAAAATGACAGTGCAATCTGATAAAATGAAAGTTTCTGCCACAGCAGTAAGCATCACAAAAGCCACCACTTTACCAGTCGCACCAGCTGTCGGTGGAATAAGTGTGCGCCCTACAGTCGCTAAAACCGCCAATGGAGGTACTGTGCCGTGTAAACCTGCGTCTATCGTCAACAGCACCGGTGCTGTTATTTCCCGTAGCCAGTCCAGCCTGGTTGAGGCTTTCAACAAGATCCTGAATAGCAAGAACCTGCTGCCCAGCTATCGTCCGGACCTCTCGACCCCGCCACCCCCTGAATGGGGTCTTCCTATGCCTGCTGCTGGCTACCGATGCTTGGAGTGCGGAGATTCTTTTGCTTTGGAGCGCAGCCTGGCACGCCACTATGACCGGCGCTCTTTGAGAATAGAAGTGACATGCAATCACTGCGCAAAGCGGCTGGCTTTCTTCAATAAGTGCAGCCTGCTGCTACATGCTCGGGAACACAAGGAACGAGGCCTGGTCATGCAGTGCTCACATTTGGTTATGAGACCAGTTACAGTGGAGCAGATGATTGGCCAGCAAGATACTACTCCCATTG GTATGCTCTCTCCATCGCTGTCCTCTCCACCTCTGACATCCTCCAACACCCCAACAGGGACGACCACAATACCGTCCACTTCCAGTCCACTGAAGGATTCCCCCTCACCAGGCACGGCTTCAACCCAGCCCAGCCCTGCCCGCCGTGGACCCCAGAGTCCCCAAGCCCTGATGCCGCTGCCCTGCAAGAAAGGAGAGGCCCTGCAATATCACAACTTCAAGTGTCCTGAATGCCAAGCCCAATTTTCAAGCAAGGCTGAATTAGTGACCCATTTCCAGCAAATCAGAGCTACTCCTAACTCA ACTTGTATGCTTTGCTCTCCCCCCATGATGCTCCCTAACTGGTGTAGTGTGTCGGCCCATCAGCGGATCCATAAGCACCGCGCACCCCATGTGTGCCCAGAGTGTGGTGGCACTGCCCGTCAGGCCACGTTTCAAACCCATCTGGAAGAGTCCTGCCTACACTTTGCCAGGCGCATCGGCTACAG GTGCTCCAGTTGTCAAGTTGTGTTCGGAGGTTTGAATTCCATCAAGTCCCACATTCAGACAGCTCACTGTGAGGTGTTTCATAAGTGCCCCAATTGCCCGATGGCCTTCAAATCTGCGCAGAGTGCCCAGGGGCACATCACTTCCCAGCATCCCGCCCTCACAGCTGCACAGGCTAA GATGATCTACAAGTGTGTCATGTGTGACACTGTGTTCACCCAGAAACCTTTGCTCTACATGCATTTTGACACTCACCTGGCCAAACAGAAAGTGCATGTGTTCAAATGTCCAGACTGCACTAAACTTTATGCCCAGAAAGGCTCCATGATGGAACACATCAAG ACTGCTCATAGAGGCCTGTCTGTCAAagcagagactccgcccaccaCCTCATCTCCTGTCTCGGCTCCTGCCAACAACTCCACGTCTAAACCCAAACCAGCCGAAAACAATTCAGATGAGTTGAGCCAGGGACagggagaggaggaagaggagggggAAGAAGAGGAGGGAGAGCAGGAAGGGGAGGagagagaagaggaagaagaggatgaGAATGAGGAGGAAGAGCAGCCGAGTTCTCCAGAGAGCGGGAATATGGAGTGGAGGTGCAGGGAGTGCAAGAAACGCTTTGCAGAGAGAGAGGATTACATCGACCACATGAAGAATGACCACGGCACG TTAATGAAGAAGTTCCCCTGCAGATTGTGTGAGCGTTCGTTCAGTTCAGCCAACAGCCTTCGTCGACATGTCAGAATAATACACGAGGGCGTCAAGAGAGTCTTCCACTGCCC ACACTGCTCAGAGGGCAAGCGTACATTCAGTAGTCGTCTGATTTTAGAGAAGCACATTCGGGTCAGACATGGCATTAGAGCGCGACAGACAACAGACAGACCG AGCGCTCCAAACACCAGAAAGCGTTCACTTCCAGGTGACGGGGCGGGCAGTTCATCTGAGCTTGACAATGAGGGCGGAGCTCCAGCTGCAGGGGGCGGCGCCGACACGGATGACGTCACGGGGGAGGACGCCTCGGGTCCAGCGAAGAGAACTCGAGCGTCTGAAAACCGACCGGCCGATCAAGAGGAAGACGACGGCACGTTCCGTTGCACACCTTGCGGCTTCACCACCCAGGATTGGGATGAGTTTCAGCGGCACATTCCCGTCCACTGTGACGCGGAGAACGCGTCTCAGCAGTGCCTGCAATGCGGAGCCTGCTTCGCCTCGGCCGGCTCTCTCAGCCGACACAAATTCATCACGCACCGCTTGCGCCAAGGTCAGCATGATGGTCGTGGTGGAAACGCATCACCTGGCGCATCTCCACAGGACGGATCGCCGTCCTCACCTAAAGCGGGCGAGGAGGGGGAGGGAGGGGTGAGCTGCAGGGTGTGCGGCCGGCGCTTCGACAAAACCTCGGACCTTAACACACACTTCCGCACGCATGGCATGGCCTTCATAACGGCACACAGGACCGACAAGCCCTAG
- the aqp10b gene encoding aquaporin-10b, with protein MDRLLRRCRIKSSLARECLAEFFGVYVLILFGCGSVAQVTTSQNTKGDYLSINLGFALGTTFGIYIAKGVSGAHLNPAVSLSLCVLGRFSWTRLPFYVCSQLLGAFLAAATVALQYYDAIMDYTGGHLTVSGATATAGIFSTYPADYLSLWGGVVDQIIGTAALLACVLALGDPHNTPAPPGLEPVLVGAVVLVIGISMGSNSGYAINPARDFGPRLFSYIAGWGDEVFRAGHGWWWVPLIVTCVGALLGSLLYELLIGVHHPDSKPMDPEGPTAMVQKTVELEGVYQEMGKDRIFSITSADLS; from the exons ATGGATCGTCTGCTGAGGAGATGCCGAATCAAGAGCAGCTTGGCCAGAGAATGTCTGGCTGAATTTTTCGGAGTCTATGTTTTGATA CTTTTTGGGTGTGGCTCAGTTGCCCAGGTGACGACCTCTCAAAACACTAAGGGCGATTACCTGTCAATCAACCTTGGATTTGCATTGGGCACCACATTTGGAATCTATATTGCAAAGGGGGTATCAG GAGCTCACCTGAATCCTGCTGTTTCTCTCAGCCTGTGTGTCCTGGGCAGGTTTTCCTGGACTCGTCTTCCTTTCTATGTGTGCTCGCAGCTATTAGGTGCATTTCTGGCTGCAGCAACTGTTGCTCTTCAGTACTATG ATGCCATAATGGATTACACTGGAGGGCATCTGACAGTTAGTGGTGCCACTGCCACAGCTGGCATCTTCTCAACTTACCCAGCAGACTACTTGAGTCTATGGGGGGGAGTGGTAGACCAG ATAATTGGCACAGCCGCTCTGCTAGCATGTGTTCTTGCATTGGGAGACCCTCATAACACACCAGCACCTCCTGGTCTGGAGCCTGTCCTGGTAGGAGCAGTTGTCCTGGTGATCGGCATTTCGATGGGATCTAACAGCGGATATGCCATCAACCCGGCACGAGACTTCGGACCAAGACTCTTCTCTTACATTGCAGGCTGGGGAGACGAGGTGTTCAG GGCTGGACATGGATGGTGGTGGGTACCACTGATTGTAACGTGTGTAGGTGCTCTTCTGGGTTCGTTACTGTATGAGCTGCTGATCGGAGTACATCATCCAGACTCAAAGCCAATGGATCCTGAAGGCCCGACAGCTATGGTCCAGAAAACTGTGGAGTTAGAGGGTGTGTATCAAGAAATGGGCAAGGACAGGATCTTTTCCATAACCTCAGCAGACTTAAGCTAA
- the cks1b gene encoding cyclin-dependent kinases regulatory subunit 1, with amino-acid sequence MSHKQIYYSDKYDDEKFEYRHVMLPKDIAKRVPKTHLMSETEWRNLGVQQSQGWVHYMIHQPEPHILLFRRPLPTVQSQ; translated from the exons ATGTCCCACAAGCAGATTTATTACTCTGACAAATATGACGACGAGAAATTCGAGTACAG GCATGTCATGCTTCCTAAAGATATTGCTAAAAGAGTTCCCAAAACTCATCTCATGTCAGAGACTGAATGGAGGAACCTGGGTGTTCAACAGAGTCAAGGATGGGTGCATTACATGATCCATCAGCctg AACCACATATCTTGCTCTTCAGACGTCCTCTGCCCACTGTCCAATCCCAGTGA
- the hax1 gene encoding HCLS1-associated protein X-1: protein MSVFDLFRGFFGVPGGHYRGDGRRDPFFDGMIHEDDDEDEDDDSGFHYDDFNRPRQDPFDDAFRFGFSFGPGGMRFEEPQLFGQIFRDMEEIFAGLGQFDEHHGFGRKGVPSIEAPPPQEGVEKGRSGAGSSNPFRDFMLKSPESSPNNPPLPPPSVAPKDKDSSSPQGPSSPFGPQWRPFSKFHDLWKDSLLSPKENEKKEDGDLDSQVSSGGLDQILTQAPSQPKTRSFFKSISVTKVVRPDGTVEERRTVRDGKGNEETTVTISGGPGGQDGPQDQSGPLMPGGSDMQDDFSMFSKFFRGFRG from the exons ATGAGCGTATTTGATCTGTTTCGTGGGTTTTTCGGGGTTCCCGGTGGTCATTATCGTGGTGATGGCCGCAG GGACCCCTTCTTTGATGGGATGATtcatgaagatgatgatgaagatgaagacgATGACAGTGGATTCCACTACGACGACTTTAATAGGCCACGTCAGGACCCATTTGATGATGCCTTCAGATTTGGTTTCAGCTTCGGGCCCGGCGGGATGCGCTTCGAGGAACCTCAGCTGTTCGGCCAGATCTTTAGGGACATGGAGGAGATCTTTGCTGGTCTAGGTCAATTTGATGAGCACCATGGCTTTGGACGTAAAG GTGTCCCATCAATAGAAGCTCCGCCTCCTCAGGAAGGTGTCGAGAAAGGCAGGAGTGGAGCAGGAAGTAGTAACCCGTTCAGAGATTTCATGCTGAAGTCTCCTGAGAGCTCGCCCAACAATCCACCCCTCCCTCCCCCCTCTGTGGCACCAAAGGACAAGGATTCCTCATCTCCACAAGGTCCCAGCAGCCCCTTTGGTCCCCAGTGGAGACCCTTCTCAAAG tttcatGATCTTTGGAAAGATAGTCTATTAAGTCCGAAGGAGAATGAGAAAAAAGAGGATGGAG ATCTGGACTCACAGGTGTCTTCAGGTGGGCTGGATCAGATCTTGACTCAAGCACCTTCACAGCCAAAGACGAGGTCATTTTTTAAGTCCATCAGTGTCACCAAGGTGGTCAGACCAGATGGA acagTAGAAGAAAGGCGAACAGTCAGAGACGGTAAAGGTAATGAAGAGACTACAGTGACCATCTCGGGGGGTCCAGGTGGCCAAGATGGGCCACAAGATCAGTCTGGTCCTCTCATGCCAG GTGGTTCTGACATGCAGGATGATTTCTCAATGTTTTCTAAGTTCTTCAGAGGTTTTCGAGGCTGA